A stretch of DNA from Triticum dicoccoides isolate Atlit2015 ecotype Zavitan chromosome 2A, WEW_v2.0, whole genome shotgun sequence:
ctcgcactATCATACACTATACTGATACACAAACTCAAATCATTCATGAGAAGATCGGGTTTGTTGACATGAACTCAAATCATTGTACCGATTTATGGTGTAGCCAACAAATTTCCTTAGAAAAAAACAGATCTGACAGATCCCTAGCTTAATTATGCATGCGCATGACAAGTCTTTTGTTGAGGCTGTGCTTCCTTAAATCTGAACTACTAGTATAATAAAATATTTCATCCTTAAAGAAAGAACAAGCTCTCAAAACAAAGACACGACCAGCTCTACCAGATTTCAGCAAGACACGATTCAAGTAAGACCGACAAGCAAGTACAGTAACCATTTCCATTTGTACATATTGCTGATAGCGTGGTGTGATATGCCAGCACCATAGATTCGGTATGCAAAGCTCAATACAGTCACCTAGGAGATAGGAGATCTACAGAAGGGTTAAAATGCCAACACATTTGCAGGTTTAACAACTGATGCCCATACTTGAACCTATCACCAAAGAATTAATCGAACTAAGCTTCGCGGTATGTACAGCGCTGCGAGTAGACAAATGAATTCTTTTTGTATACGAGGCCATGGCCGGGATCATCTTTTTCAGTCCCAACATTTGCCGGTTTACTTGAAAAAGAACTTCCATATCTCCCGGTCAGATATCTCAGTCAAGAAGTGACCACCAAGGACACCTTCCTCCTCCATCAAACTTTTAAGCTGCCTTGCGCCGCCGCTTGAACCAACCATGTTCTTCTTTGAAGCCACATACAAGACTCCATAAGGAGGGCGTAGGCACTGCAAGCGTAACATGCACAATTAAATACTTGGAATAAGTAAATCGTACCGTGCTCCATCGGCTACATGCACGAGGTAACATATGACACATGAGAAGGTGATGATGGGAGGAACTGACCTTAGTGATAAGGGCATAGAGCTTCCTTAGAGAGTTCACCGCATTAGGGATCTCAGAAATCAAAATTACATCGTACCCTCCATCTGCTGGGTCGGTCTCGCTGGCCCTCTCCCATGCACGGCTGCCAGAAAGCTTCCTCGATCGCCTGGGGTCCTGACCAACTATACTGCTTCCGTCATGGCTACTGCAGCCATCCATAAAATCATCCTCAGAGAAGCTAAGGTTTGTTGGTTGTGCAGGTGGATGCACAACTGAGAGAATTGTGGGGAGCTCATCCCACTCCCCGGCATAGAAATGGACAACGGGAGCTAACAACTGTCTGGATGGTGTAACCGGGCTCTCTGATGGTCTGTTCTGCCTGTCCCGAGCCTGCTCAAGATTCGCAAGCACATTGGGCATTGTTCTGCATCTTATGGTTTCTGCATTTGTGTCCTGGAAGTGAACTATAGATGCACCCTGTAGTGGCATTTAAGCAAGAAATCAATACACCAGTACATCACTTGAAGTATGACAAGAGAAGGTACAAACATGCATTTCCAAAATTGAAGGGAACCGTAAATTTATTATCAAAACAATAAGTTAATAATTTAGATAAACACCATAAACCATGGAGAGATGACACACCTTCAAGCAGGCAAAAATCCCAGCAAGGCCAGATCCACATCCAAGCTGCACAAATTGCCAAAATAAATTAATGATTCATGAAAGCATTAAGAATAAAAAAAATGGTACAGGCTGAGAGTCCTGTATGAAAATATATGAGTGCTAGGGTAGTATAGTTGACAGTGAATTTAGCAGCTCCTTTGAGTACATAGATATCAAGCCCAAAATAACTTTTCCCTAAAAAACGGAATAACCTAAGCACCTAACACTAGTCTTATGCAGGATACCAGACCGTGTGGCACACATTCTGCTTCTATGGAAGCAAAATCAGGAACAGACACCTAGTAAGAAAGCAGAGCACCATTTAGATGAAATCTGTAGAATGGGAAATTACCTCTAGAACTCGCTTGCCCCTGAAGCTCAGCTGCCCATCACGGATCTCATTCTTAATAATATTCACAATAGTGATGGAACTCTCCCAATATTTGAGACTACCTGAGAAAAGAAACACAATGATGAATAAGCTTTCCATTTTAaaatacaaaggaggaaatattgcATATGTAGTGGCCAACTTACCATCATGCTTTGATGATGCTACTTCAGAAGGGGAAAAGGCTATCATATCTGCTACACTGACcttcccctgaaccaaaagaagaaGCCATGTATTGAAATTTAGAATCAATAATTTAAAAGTTCGAGCAATTACTAGCGGAACGACACAAAATTTAGTGCCAGTCGGAATATTAGGAAATTTGCATGAGCTATTCACCTTGAAAACATCAAGACCTTGGACAtcgaccttctctccagcatatttGTAAGGATGAGCACTCTGAAAAATTTTAAGACATACTTTATTTTACCAATCAACAGTTCAGAACGCCCTTTGTAAAACAAAAATAGTATAGCCATTTGGGGTTTCATGTATGAATGATCAAACAAGTATTACCTTTGAAGGGATTAGTTCAACAGCTGGTGATGGTAGATGCAGATCCCTCTCTGATATAATCGGCACACAACTAGTGGCCTTGCTTGGAAGCAAGCCAGGGAAACACTGAACAAGAAGCGATGGTGCCTTCATTGCACTGTAGAACAAAAATTGAAATTAAGTTATGCCTTGACAGAAGAATAGACAGTTGGCTACATCAGAACGAAAATCATGTGAAAAACCATAACTCATTATGTTCTACAAAAAGGAAGCCCCATCCATGTACTAACTAATGGATTGAGATCTTTCGGGCTCCAAACTATTCAAGGACCACCTATATCCCTACCCTCAAATGAGAAAGATAACCAACAAAATGCAACTTCCTTTATTCTGCAACCAAGTTTCCACACCTTTCTTCAGAGATGCAAACCTAAGCTTTGAAGTGTGAGACTTCCAAATACTTAAAAGTGCCCCCCAAATGTCCAGTGTGGGCAGAACACACATGCTTATAGAAAAAAAATCTGGAAATCGACTTCCTGTGCAAATCTGTCACCTTCACGAAACTCTAGTGTGGACCATGGCAGAACGCCGGGACAAAGAAGCCGCCCACAAGGGTGGACTGCAAGTACGAAATCAATAACAGCGACCCACGCTAGCTCCCTCTGCGCCACTTCTTCGTCCAGAATTGAGATTTTGTACTGCAACAGCAGAACTAAATCTATCCAGATTCAGCTTCCGGGGACAGCAAGATTACCAATTACAGCTCAAGCACAGAGCCCTGACAGATCGCTAGACCCCTGAACCGCAGACGCAACCTGCAGAAATGCTTTGGCTAGCAATACCAAAACTACAATTTGTTTATGGCTAAAACGCACATCAGAGGAGAACACAGAGCTCCTCAACATCCAAATCCCCGAAACTGAAACCAACTAAGCGCACCGACATCTCACTGAATTTCCGTGGGATCACGGCGCGAGACGAGCAGAAGAAGAACAGCGACGGAATCCCCACGGGTCCTCCACGAAATTGAACTGAGAGGGGCGACCGAAGGGAGCAGCGGGGATTACCTCCTCGATCGGAGCGAGAGCGGGGGCACAAATCCTAGTAACGGCGGGGCGCGCTCTCCTCCGCCGGCCCTGAATCCGCGGTTTCTTCTCCAAGAATCGTCCGGGGATTTTCCCCACGGGAGGCGCCTTCGATCGGTTCCGAGGTCAGAAAGTCAAACCGCCACGTCTGGACTGGAGGAGGAAGAGCAGCTCGGTCTGGCCAGGGAAGGAGGCGCGTGCGGGCGGGGTATATATAGGCGGAGACCGGCGGCCAAATGGGGGAGAAACTTCGCCCCTGCTTCTGCCATGGCCGCCCGTGTACAGTCGTGGCGAGGGTAAAAGAAATAGTCAGTCAGTCCCCTCCCTTTCTCTCTCCGCCGCGGTGGCGTAATTACCAGGCTGCCCCTGGGACGGAGTATGGTGGACTGGTAGAGTAGAGTACGCCGCGGACCGCGGCGTGCGGGTTGGGGGCGTGAAGCCCGGGGTTCGCTTTTGGAAAAGCGGTCGCCCTTTTTTCCTCTGCTGCGGCATCTGGCGAAGCCGGCCGGCCACCGGCGCCTCGGGTCAACTGCCGTGGCTCGCCTGCGATAGTAGAGCATCTCAACGAATTTCATGACCTTGCGGATCGTAGAGGGGAAGGATCGAAATCACTGTTTTTGACCTTTAGTGGAAAAGTTTAGCACGAAATAGCGCTAGTTGAAAACTATCACACGGTCTGAAACTATTTCATGATATTGACCTTTTAGTGATTGGACGTAGCAAAAAGGTCAAATCATGAAATGTTTCATTTCATGCTAAACTTTTCACTAAGGGTCTCTTTGATttaaaggattttcataggatttttGAAGGATAAGAATCCTTCGGAATTTTTCCTACGTTGatcgtttgattcgcaggattgaatcccataggatttttttcctatggattcatttgaactacatttcataggaattgtagcatccactccaacctcttggaaGAAATCCTTTATTTTTCCTGTGATACAATCAAATAAACTCAAATCGTATAGGAATCCAATGGACATGTCATTTCAATCCTACGTTTTTCCTATTCTTATGTTTTTGTAATcccgcgaatcaaagaggccctaaacaTCAAAACAGTGGATTTGGGCTGAGGTGGGAAGCCGCGTCATGTGGATTTCAAAATGAGGTACCCAAATCGGCTTCTCCCCCTTCTCAGCTTCTCCATCGAAGCCGATTGCGAATCGTGTCGGAAGCTTACTGCTGCAGCTCCAGGCCACCGATGTTGTTACCCTTCTCGTCATCTCGGGCTCATGTCGTGCTGCACGCCACCGTTCATTGTCGGCAGCTTGTTGCTTATATGCACACCACCACTACTGCTACTCTTCTTGTGCTCGTAGAATGATGTATCCGGACAACCCAATGTGACGATCACTGACGAGATGAACTGCTGAAAAGTGAACTATTGTTGAACAACCGAAGGACTAAAGAGCAAAGCAATGTATGTTTCAAATAAGAAGTTTTGTATTTTCGGTGATCTTGGAATTTTGAtgtattttttattatgtttaagatGCTTTGTACTTTCAATAAAGTTTAATGATATATACGAATCATTTTCGCCAAAAAAAAGGATTATTGGCAATGCGTTATTCAAAGTCAAACAGCCGTTGGAGAGAGTATCCCATTCCAGATCAGCATTTTTTTTGTTGCGCATTCCAGATCAGTAGCAACCAAGGGATAAAGTCATGGTTAGCTAGTTCGTCGCCTTTGTACCCGGATCTGGTCGTCTCCATGCAAGTGTGCAACATGCGCTCATTTTTAGTGTTGCACGATCAATCGATGAGTCCGGCCAATAGAGTAACCCAAATTTATCTATGGTTGACATGCACAACTTTGCCTGTGGTTTAATACTCCATCGGCTGCTGAGGTACGTAAATAAAAGGTAAGCAGCCCACACGAACGCGAGCATTAAAGTAGTTCGTGTGGTGCTTGCACCAGCTGTGTACACATGGTTTCCCCGGCTTCTCCGGGCCGGGGGAAGATGAGTGCCGTTGAGTCGATGGCATGGTACAATGATATGACGGCGATTGTCTGT
This window harbors:
- the LOC119355574 gene encoding histidine protein methyltransferase 1 homolog yields the protein MKAPSLLVQCFPGLLPSKATSCVPIISERDLHLPSPAVELIPSKSAHPYKYAGEKVDVQGLDVFKGKVSVADMIAFSPSEVASSKHDGSLKYWESSITIVNIIKNEIRDGQLSFRGKRVLELGCGSGLAGIFACLKGASIVHFQDTNAETIRCRTMPNVLANLEQARDRQNRPSESPVTPSRQLLAPVVHFYAGEWDELPTILSVVHPPAQPTNLSFSEDDFMDGCSSHDGSSIVGQDPRRSRKLSGSRAWERASETDPADGGYDVILISEIPNAVNSLRKLYALITKCLRPPYGVLYVASKKNMVGSSGGARQLKSLMEEEGVLGGHFLTEISDREIWKFFFK